The sequence ACTCCTTGGAGGCTTTGATGCCGCAAGATTCTCTGACCATTACCGACAACCGCACTGGCCAGACCTATACCCTCCCCGTCGAAAATGGAACCATTCGCGCGATGGATCTCCGCAAGATCAAGACCGATCCCGAAGACTTCGGCCTGATGACCTACGATCCCGCCTTCATGAACACGGCATCTTGCCGCAGCGCGATCACCTACATCGACGGCGACAAAGGCATCCTCCGTTATCGCGGATATCCCATCGAAGTCCTCGCCGAGCATTGCACGTATCTGGAAGTTGCCTACCTGATCATGTTCGGCGAACTGCCTACCGCCGCCCAGTTGAAAGAGTGGGTGTTCGAGATCACCCATCACACCATGCTGCACGAGACTACCAAGAAATTCATGGAAGGTTTCCGCTACAACGCGCATCCGATGGTGATGCTGGTCAGCACGGTAGCCGCCCTTTCGAACGTGTATCCCGATTCCAGAAAGATCGATGACCCCGCCAGCCGCCTGCTGCAAGTCAAGCGCCTGATCGGCAAGCTCCCGTCGATCGCGGCGATGTCTTATCGCCACATGGTCGGATTTCCGTACGTCTATCCCGACAACGATCTCACCTACACCGAAAATTTCATGAACATGTTGTGGAAGATGGTCGAGCCGAAATACGCTGCCAATCCAGTCATCGCGCGCGCTCTCGACATTCTTTTCATTCTGCATGCGGACCACGAACAGAATTGCAGCACCAATGCGATGCGTGCGGTGGGCAGTTCGCATACCGATCCGTACCTCGCCACCTCGGCCGCTGCTGCTGCCCTCTCCGGACCGCTCCATGGCGGAGCAAACGAGGAAGTCCTGCGTATGCTCGACGAGATCGGCTCCAAAGACAATGTCCCTGCCTACATCAAGAAAATCAAGGAAGGCAAAGGCAAGCTCATGGGATTCGGTCACCGCGTCTACAAGAACTACGATCCGCGCGCGAAAATCATCAAGTGGGCCGCCGACCGCGTCTTCGAGATCACTGGACGCAACACAAAAATCGAGATCGCCCTCGAACTCGAACGCATCGCGCTCGAAGACGATTATTTCGTGACCCGCAAGCTCTATCCCAACGTCGATTTCTATTCCGGGATCATGTACCAGGCCATGGGTTTCAAGCCGGAAATGTTCACGGTGCTGTTCGCGATTCCGCGAGCCGCAGGATGGCTGGCCCAGTGGCAGGAAATGCTCACCGACCCGGAACAGAAAATCGCTCGCCCGCGCCAGGTCTGGATCGGCCACGAAACCCGTCCCTTCGTACCGATGGAGCAGCGAGGCACCGGAGTTACGGCGCGGTAGAGAAATCAGGCGTGCATGTGATCGCCCAGTTGCCCGAAGCAAGTTCGGGCGCTAATATTTCGTTCCATGCCGAGCGTCGACCGCCGTACTCTCCTTTACCTGTTCGGAATCGCATCCGTCACTCCGCTGTTGCCCGCGCAGACGACGGCCACCAGTACGGTGGTCGTGGCGAATCCCGGCGAGAGCCGGTTCGCGTTTTCCACCCAGCAACAAGCCAAGCTGACTCCCTGCAAGCTGACTTCCGCCGACAGCGGAGGCACTATGACTGCTTTTGAGCTGAGCGCCATGCCGCAGACGGGCCCGTACCTGCACGTCCATCATCGGGAGGACGAGTGGTACTACGTGCTCTCGGGAGAATTCCTTTTCAAGGCCGGAGCCGAATCCCACACTCTGCCGACCGGCGCGAGTATCTGGCTGCCGCGTAACATTCCCCACACTTGGGCCAACACGTCGAACGCGGAGGCCAAACTGATCCTGGTCTGCCAACCGGGCGGATTCGAGAAGTTCTTTGAAGAGATGGGAAATGAGATGGCGAAGGCGTCCTCGGCCGAAGCCCAGCAGAAAATGAAAGAAGTGATGGCCAAGTATGGGATGGAGTTGTTGGGACCTCCACTGTTCAAGCCTTTGCGGGCGGGGCACTGAGGAGAACGAGATTTAACCTCGATGGCGTTTAAGGAAAGTGTCAAGTAGGACAAGAGACGCGTATTCCCCTTGCAGCAAAGAGACCAGCGACCGCTCCGCTCCGCTCCAGCCGCGGCGCGGCGGCATAGGATAGCCCGGCACGTGAGTGCCGGGTAAGCCACGGTACGTCGACAGGAGTCCGCTTTAGCGGACGGCACGAGCGAACCTCCCCTTCGGAAAATCTCACGCAATGCTCCGACTATAATCATGGGATCCTGACAATCAGGCAGGCTCCATGGTCGAGCGGATTCTCATCGTCGATGACGAAGAAACCATCTGCGAGATCATCTCGTCGATGCTCGTTGGTGCCGGGTACGAGTGTCAGGCCACGACTTCGGGAGTCGAGGCGCTGGCATGGCTTCGATCGGGAGCACCATTCGACCTGATAGTGTCTGACATGATGAGGCCCGGTCTCGACGGCCCGGCGTTGCTGGAGCGCGTGCTAGCCGAATTCCCCGCCATACCCCTGATCTTCGCCACCTCAGTTTACGATCATTCCATAGCTCTGGCGGCGCTGCGCAATGGGGCCCGCGGATACCTGAACAAGCCCTTTGAGCCGGGTGAATTGTTATTCATGGTGAGCCGGGTGCTGGAGACCCACCGAATCAAGGCCCACACGGGCCCAGACAAAAGTGAGTTTGATTTATGGACGACAGCCCGGAGTGAGCAACTGCGGAAGACATTGTTAGAGATGGAGGGTGTGGATGAGGAAAAATTGGGCCATGCATGGCGCCAGCTTGATACGTACGGCGAGCAACATCGCCAGCAGGTAGCGGCGTTCGCCGCGGGAGTTGGCCGCGCCATGAATCTTTCGAAGGAGCAAATCAGCGGGCTTGCGCGCGGCGCCTTCATCCACGATGTTGGCCAGATTTCCGCCTTTCGCGACCTGCTCCTCGATTCCGGCAAACTCCTTCCACACGAACTCGCCGCTCTGTGCCGTGGCTGCAACGATGCCTATGCGATATTGAAAACGATCCCCGGCCTGAAAGACGTCGCAGAGACTGTCTATGCATATCAGGAATGTTTCGACGGTACAGGCCACCCGCGCGGACTGAAAGGCAGCCAGATTCCATTGGAAGCGCGAATTATCACTGTTGTCCACGGGATGATTACCGCCAATTGGGGAAGGGGACATCGCGATTACGCGCGGAGTATAGCTTCCGTTAAGGAAGAAATGCAGCGCCGGTCCGGACGACAGTACGATCCGGAAATTGTGGAGGCAATTCTCCCGATGTCCGCAGACGACTGGGAGGATGTGGATGCGGAGACGCGATTGATGCGGTGGTAATGGCCGCGGCGTGAAAAAATGAGAGTCGCGCGAAACAACCTACGAGGATAGGCCCGTGGAATCCCACCTTTCGAAAACCGCGAAAGGTAGGGCACCCGTCGGCGGCCTGGGGTTCAAAGGGGGGCCACCCGCCATGGTGAATTCCAGTGCTATCGATCCCTTCATACATCACGACACGGCACGTGTTTTCTGTGCGTCTCTGCCACAGCAACGCTTGTACCGTTTGCCGCTACCGCAAGTGCAGCGGGAGTTACGCGATATTCCAACCGATGACGGTGTCACCTTCGTCGGATAGTCGTGTTCCGTCCCACGAGAAATCTTGACGTTCTTCAGCAGTCCCAATTCATTTTGGATTGCTCTTGCTTCTCGTTCCTCAGCATCCGTCCAGTCCGTGGCATCGTAGTAGAGCGCGTCCTCCGTATGAGGAGAACCGTCGAGCCCAACCTCCGTGGCAATTCCAACGATGTGTTCAGCACCTCTGTGCTCGAGCTTTGTCACCATGCAGTAGTCGGAGAGAAGTTGCCGACGGGCGGTTCGATTCTCGTGTTCCGGCACACTTGAGTAGTGTGGGAATGCGAGGAAAACGTAATGAGGATCACCGGGGTTCGACGGAAGAATTAGGCGCACTCCCCAGTGATCACGCGGCGTGATGGCAACCTTCTCGAGAAGGGCATTCGACAACATTCTTCGACGTGTCCGGGGCTCCTTCGCCATGAACCGGAAAATTCTTTCCTGTTCGCTAACGCCAGCCGGACTTGCTTCATACTGGGTACCCTGCATGACATGATGACTGAATTTCTCGATCAACCCGTCCCAGAAATAGCTAACCTTGTCTGCCTCCAATTGCGCCGCCCTCTCCGGACTAACAAGGAATCGCTCCCAATGACCTTCCGTCAGAGCTACTGCATCGTATCCGCCGGGAAACACAAAGTCGTGGCGTTCTTCTGAATTGAGGTGCCCAAGATAGTAGGCGAGCAGCTCTTCTTCCCCGGTTGCGCTGATTTTCGTATTGCCAGCGAAAAGCCTTTCCTTACTTTGCAGATACCACACAAAATCTGTAATTGTGTCGAGCGTCTTCACAACGATGTCAAGTGTCGTGTCATCGAAAACGTGCACATACCCCTCGGAAGTATCTCCAACCCAACCAATAGTGAAGGGGATATCGTAATGACGATTTCCTGCGACGTCTGACATCAACATCAGGCTTCCGCTCCCACCACCCAACCTCTTGAACGGCTTGCTGACTCCGTGGGCCACAACGATACGGTGAAATATCGCATCTCCCGGAGTCGGCAGAGCGATCGGAAATCTGTTACGGCACGCACGGTCTAGGAAGAGTCGCGCCGGGAAGCTTCGTATCCACCTTTCCGCGCCTCGAACCTGATCAGCGGATTTCAGCACTGCCTTGCGGAACCACCTCGACCACGCCAAGTTGATGTCGTTGCCTTCCTCAAAACGGCAGTGTTTGTCGGAGAAGATGATTACGTGTTGACCGCATACGACGAGTAAGTCACAAACCTCTTTTCCTTCTCGACCGGGGCCCATCTGGTCTCGGTAGATTCCTGGATAGCTCCAAAGCGAGAGGAAGGTCCGAGAGCATAGATCATGCAGGTAACGCTCGGACGGAGTTTGAGCAACGGATTTTGAAATCGGCTCCATAATAGGAAAAGGCACGGCGTTTGCCGTGCCTTGCACTTCACGGTAGACGTCTACTGATTTCTACGACTTGTTAAATCTCTGCGGTCAAAGCCGTCCAGGCTTCTGTTCTCGTTTCGGCAAGGCTAGAGCCATGCCCTTCCCGAACGACTATCGGCGATGCTTCAGATAGTCACTCAACGAATTCGAGTTCGTTTCCCGCAGCACAGTTCCGAGCTTCGCATCGCTACGGAAGTCGTCGGCGAAACCATCGCCATACTCCTCCCGAAGCGTACGCACGAGTGTGTCGCTACGCTTACGACGAATCTCGCCGTCCGCGTCTCTACACCGATCATCTAATCCGTGATTGCAGTGGTCGTTACTCAAACATCCTCCCAAATCCTAGCTGCAGCCGCTTGTGCTACCGCAGCTCATGCAGCGGTAGCAACTTCCGTTTCGCGTCATGATCGAACCGCAGAAGCTGCAGGATGGGGCATCGCCCATGTCCACGATCCCGGACAACGCATCGGCTGCATGAATGGAACCGGCTCTCAGATCACGATTCTCCGTTCCCAGTGGAAGCGTCGGGGAGCTTTCAACGCCTGAAGTCCCTTCCGGCGCAGGAGATCCCAGCGCTCGGGGACGCAGGTTTTCGAACAGCAACTGTTGCTGTCCGCTGAG is a genomic window of Acidobacteriota bacterium containing:
- a CDS encoding citrate synthase, producing the protein MPQDSLTITDNRTGQTYTLPVENGTIRAMDLRKIKTDPEDFGLMTYDPAFMNTASCRSAITYIDGDKGILRYRGYPIEVLAEHCTYLEVAYLIMFGELPTAAQLKEWVFEITHHTMLHETTKKFMEGFRYNAHPMVMLVSTVAALSNVYPDSRKIDDPASRLLQVKRLIGKLPSIAAMSYRHMVGFPYVYPDNDLTYTENFMNMLWKMVEPKYAANPVIARALDILFILHADHEQNCSTNAMRAVGSSHTDPYLATSAAAAALSGPLHGGANEEVLRMLDEIGSKDNVPAYIKKIKEGKGKLMGFGHRVYKNYDPRAKIIKWAADRVFEITGRNTKIEIALELERIALEDDYFVTRKLYPNVDFYSGIMYQAMGFKPEMFTVLFAIPRAAGWLAQWQEMLTDPEQKIARPRQVWIGHETRPFVPMEQRGTGVTAR
- a CDS encoding cupin domain-containing protein, with amino-acid sequence MPSVDRRTLLYLFGIASVTPLLPAQTTATSTVVVANPGESRFAFSTQQQAKLTPCKLTSADSGGTMTAFELSAMPQTGPYLHVHHREDEWYYVLSGEFLFKAGAESHTLPTGASIWLPRNIPHTWANTSNAEAKLILVCQPGGFEKFFEEMGNEMAKASSAEAQQKMKEVMAKYGMELLGPPLFKPLRAGH
- a CDS encoding response regulator, encoding MVERILIVDDEETICEIISSMLVGAGYECQATTSGVEALAWLRSGAPFDLIVSDMMRPGLDGPALLERVLAEFPAIPLIFATSVYDHSIALAALRNGARGYLNKPFEPGELLFMVSRVLETHRIKAHTGPDKSEFDLWTTARSEQLRKTLLEMEGVDEEKLGHAWRQLDTYGEQHRQQVAAFAAGVGRAMNLSKEQISGLARGAFIHDVGQISAFRDLLLDSGKLLPHELAALCRGCNDAYAILKTIPGLKDVAETVYAYQECFDGTGHPRGLKGSQIPLEARIITVVHGMITANWGRGHRDYARSIASVKEEMQRRSGRQYDPEIVEAILPMSADDWEDVDAETRLMRW
- a CDS encoding SEC-C domain-containing protein; translated protein: MGPGREGKEVCDLLVVCGQHVIIFSDKHCRFEEGNDINLAWSRWFRKAVLKSADQVRGAERWIRSFPARLFLDRACRNRFPIALPTPGDAIFHRIVVAHGVSKPFKRLGGGSGSLMLMSDVAGNRHYDIPFTIGWVGDTSEGYVHVFDDTTLDIVVKTLDTITDFVWYLQSKERLFAGNTKISATGEEELLAYYLGHLNSEERHDFVFPGGYDAVALTEGHWERFLVSPERAAQLEADKVSYFWDGLIEKFSHHVMQGTQYEASPAGVSEQERIFRFMAKEPRTRRRMLSNALLEKVAITPRDHWGVRLILPSNPGDPHYVFLAFPHYSSVPEHENRTARRQLLSDYCMVTKLEHRGAEHIVGIATEVGLDGSPHTEDALYYDATDWTDAEEREARAIQNELGLLKNVKISRGTEHDYPTKVTPSSVGISRNSRCTCGSGKRYKRCCGRDAQKTRAVS